TTCTGTGTGGTTATCCAATTTTAAGGAGAACATGAAAGAAATCCTAACAAGTACACAACAtttatctataaattttttgttttagcTGGGTACCTGTCATTGAATACATTGAGTCCAAGTATGAAGAGTTTTTAAACGCGGAATCTCGCGTGACAAGAAAACAGATTGCAGATAGTCGAGTTCACTGCTGTCTCTACTTTGTGGCTCCATCCGGTCATGGATTAAAACCGCTGGATGTAGAATTCATGCAACGCTTACACGACAAAGTTAACATTATTCCAGTTATCGCCAAAGCAGATACAATGACACCAGATGAATGCGCACATTTTAAAAAACAAGTTAGTTGGTGATCACTTTCTATCACAGCTATGATCATTTTCGCTCATTCCCAGATGTAACtctctttaaaaaaaataaataaataaactacaAGCAAAGCAATTAGCTGATGTTTCATTTTCCAGATATTGAACGAGATCGCTCAgcacaaaattaaaatctacGAATTCCCAGAAGatgaggaggaagaagaaagtaAATTACACAAAGTATTAAGGGATAGGGTACCGTTTGCTGTTGTTGGAGCAAATACCGTCGTCGAACAAGACGGTAAAAAGGTTCGAGGACGGAAGTATCCGTGGGGTGTTGCCGAAGGTACTTTCTTATCTATCCATATATCATTTTCAGACATACGTTTAGCTCTTCACTGTGCGCGTATTGTGTTTCGTggattaaataaattacatcCTCTTCTGTCGATTTGTTGCAGTTGAAAACCTTGAACACTGTGACTTCATAGCGTTGCGAAATATGGTGATTCGAACGCATCTTCAGGACCTCAAAGATGTGACAAATAACGTTCACTATGAGAACTTTAGATGTCGAACCCTGGCTGGTCTTGGTGTTGATGGCAAACCGACGAGGATTTCAAACAAGTAAGTCTTATTTTGTTCATTAGAAATCTGAGAATAATCTTCAACTGTCGTCACAAATATCCACACTCCTGGAAATGTTGGAGGAAAATCATGTCTTCTGTAACTACAAAAATCGTCTAAAAAATCCTTCATCATTTGAATCGTGATCaacgttttttaaaatatgCCGTTGATGCTGTGGAAATGATTGAATGTCATACTGATGCATTTAACTACATGAATTGTGGGTATATTCGTCGAAATCTGTTCCGAATAACGAATATGTAGATaaatcgtttttatttttggaattcACAACAACGATACCTGTTCTGTCTAGTTTTATTCCCaagaggtgaagaaaaaagcttGTGCATGCAAACtctaattataaatatacatggtAGAAAGTAATTCCGTAGTTTGAACGAATGATTCTGGATTAAAAATATCGGAGGTGAATtcgtttgaaacatttttttgttctttaatCCGATTTcattgacaaaattttaatgaTGGTTTCTTATTGGTCAGTTTGTGCCCACAAGGAGTGATGAACAGTTTCATGACGGTGTGGTAAGTCCTTAACTAAGGCtcaaaattatgtaatatGGTTTTGTGTGCACAAGTTTTAGTATCTTTACAACCCTAATTACGTACTAGTATACTGATATGATACCATAATGTTAATTCCAGAAAATTTCCcacaaattttcattggtAATGAGAAACAATTGTTCTTGTTTGCTTGTATTCAGCTCGACCACAGTTCtctgtaattattaatttcaccTTACCTCTTTTGAATGATGTCCATATTTGCGAGTATGTTTATTTTCctctgtcgattttttttttttaaattatttatttacatatctaaaaatgatgtatattatatattaatcAGAAGTTTAAGAGATATTCCGTATAATATCGATACCACACCATGAGAaccttttaaaattaatatcactTTTTCATGcatcatttgatattttcatatttttgaggGGTAGGTAATTATCGTATAGACGACTGTACCGTGGATCTCTCCAAATATTGAATCCATGCAGCGAACTAAGAAGCTTATTTTAGATTATGTTGCGGTTTTATAGGAATCCTCTTGCTCAAATGGAAGAGGAAAAGCGAGAACATGACaacaagatgaaaaaaatggaaactgAAATGGAACAGGTATTCGAGATGAAGGTCcgtgaaaagaaacaaaagctCAAGGATTCTGAGACTGATGTGAGTTATATTTTGACATTCTATTACTTTGTCTTTAATTccaatttattcaaaactttCTTTTAACTGGTCAGAAAGAATTTGATCAAGACAGAAATTTAACTGccttgttttattcaattgttgaaataactgaagaaaatgaattcaTAGATGAATAACattctttgaaaaaactttgtttttccTCTGACAAATTTAGCTACAGCGGCGGCACGAGCAAATGCGGCGTTCATTAGAGCAGCAAGTGCGcgaacttgaagaaaaaagacgaGCATTTGAGTCCGAAAAATTAAGCTGGGAGCAACAGACTGGACATAGCATCGAAGAGCTTCGCAGACGCAGTTTAGAGGCTAACTCCAAAGAGTAAGTACCTTTTCTATAATatgtaattgtttataacctatgtacattttgaattttcatatcgGATAAGAAAATGTGTATATTCATGTAAAGATATAACGCTTGACGTAGAAATGAAGTGAGAACGTCGAATTGCTGCCTAGCGCTTTGGCTAAAACAATAGAATGTtgacttgaaaattattgtggATGTagcgaaaattcaaaaaatagcATACCGCGAAAAGGTTTGACTGAAAACTGTATGATGATATTTTCACGTTGGGTCGGACAATATTCGATGTGACTTTGTGCTTTAGTTGTAAttcgatttttgatttttcaatcacatcTGTTACGTAAAGTATCGTTATTAAATGTAACTTTTGAACTATATTCTTTTCACCTCTGTGTTTCTTTCGTTATATGTAATTGCTTGAACCtgtatttatgaaaaatgttacaagCTTTCATTAAAACATATCATTTTAGTTGAAGCTAGATAGAGTTATGCGCAAAGTCGATATATAGTAGTTATTTGCAGGAAATTGCTAATGAGTGATAATTAACGTGTTTTCTCATACTGCTCTACATCacttattcatatttatgtTCTAACAACGTTCGTTATTGTCCAACAAAGCCCCAATGTAACGAAAAATTCTTATAATGAGTTTAGTTCGTGATGATTACTTGAAAGGTTAATACATGGAATTAGTATTAGCACCAGTAACCGGCAAGCTGATGTGTCTTCATTAATTTTGCGTATTCGTatcgagttttttttatccactcatTGAAGTCCCGCAGTAAATGAAACTCGATCAAATATCTTCTGCAGAATTTCGttagaaagagaaaaacaatacAAGAAAACATCCCAGAGTAGAATATATTATTTAGGCCATGTAGTACTCCTAGTATGCGTAGTATGCGGAGTATGCGTAGTCGGTAAAGGTAAGAGTACTACATGACCTTAATTAGCAATACACTTTGAtcgttgaatttgaaaaaaaacttaacaAAGATCCTAACAAACTGAAACTTGAGTAAATATTTAGTAACACTCTATTTGCCTTCAGCGATCTGAACCAATCCTAATCTCAATCGGCAGTTTTTCTGAGAATTTCCCAAGGATTAATGTTAGAGAACCTTGTAAAGTTCGTAAGAAATGCCGTTCAGCGCTTGGTAACTCTACTAAATTTCACACATTTCGATTCTTATTATTGCACGTATTGCTTAGATGTGTATGCACCTTCGCGTAATCCCGCGATTATTACAAATATAAAAACTCATATTTCACTAATCGTACTGCATAAGAATCGACGGCGCTTGTAAAGGTACGCCATAGAGTATTAAGAACTGAAATCGCTAACTTTTACTTGAATTATATCATGCAAATATGTACCACTGtttgcaaaattataaaaatgagctagtctttaatttttttaagtaaCGCTTCATAatgttttttatacaattgtttatattttcacatgGCCTACTTCATAGGGGAATAAAACTTTCAGTGTATTACGTAGAGAATATTATTGATTAGTATCTgtagattttcagtttttgagattgcaaaaaatcgaatatcaaataaatatctttcttttcatttaaCACTATTTActacttgaaatatttttctaaatgcATGCTGCAGTTATTTTTGGTTCCTCAAAAGGCAAGTTATATACAAATGTTGGTTAAGTTGTTGTAGAGtatgaatgaaattgaatatctgAAACTGGGGAAGtacgatattaaatttttgaaaaaaataacctgCTAATACTGGCAAATATTCAATGGCGATGTAAGAGTAAGCGATAGTAATAAGCGTTGTCAAGCATCGATATAATTCGCTATCGGACGCATTACCCAGAATAGATTTAGGGTCGAATGATTATTCATATAAATCAGTTTTTCTACAACATAAGCATTGGTATTTTCGCATCACCACGCAAATAGGAGAGCCTGAAATTGTGAAGAAAATATTGTCCAGTATTTGGGtgaaaatcattattgtttTATGTAATCGGGACTATTAATGCCAGAGTAGTTGTTTAAACGAATTGATACTGGCATGACAATCTGATACGACTTTATTTGATGAACTTCAAGTGTTTGTAACAATACGTATGGGCTATAATTTCATTAGTGGTGTCTCTTATCTTTTGCTATCCGCTTTATTCCCAGAGGATGTGGGACTAGCGGGTGTTAAATACGACGGTACAATTAGCTAGAATGGTGATACGAGATGATTACTCTGGTATTAACGGTAAAGTTGAATCTAGAAACGCGCGTGCCTTGCTTGTGCTTGTGTGTATACGATGTCGGGGTGTCCCTGATTTAGGACGGGATCTGTATCTTCGGAAGGGTCTGGAGGCGGAGGGGGTACATTGCGAGGCTCCCGAGGAATAGGAAGTCTTCTACGCCGTCACACCAGTTTCAAATCACCTCAAGAGAGCCCTACACAGAATCACCTTGTCATACAGCATCCCGAACATCCCTGATCAGCCAAGTCATTTTCTAAGCTCCAGGGTTCTTTATACTATTCTGTAGATGGGAGACAGTGACAGTTTATCAGCTCTGATAATTTCGTTATTGCTTTAATGTCAGGTCCAGACACACATTGCCTTAcataatagaatataatgaaaaattaacgccGAGCAGATCGAAAATTAGCTCTGATGTTGctaaattaaatatttgaaattataatcCGGGTATTGACTTGAAGCGGAACAACCAAAAGTATAATGGGCCTGTCAAAATCGGTGTTGGCAAATATTTAAGTCAATAGACTCCCACATACAGAGATGTTATTAAAtgttagaaatattttcttccttctttatGAAAACAATTCTCTGTAGCAATACATATGTGTTGATATATCCGGAAAGTAATAGATTTGTCGAAGAGAAGtttagaaaaaagttgactGACAAAAAAGTGGAGTTAGAATTATTAGAATCTCGATAACTATCTtacgattaaataaaaaacaatttacatGATATTAAATTCAGAATCGAAATCAGCTAATGTCAACAGTCCTTTATATGTTGATATTTTGAACCGAA
The Neodiprion fabricii isolate iyNeoFabr1 chromosome 1, iyNeoFabr1.1, whole genome shotgun sequence DNA segment above includes these coding regions:
- the LOC124178848 gene encoding septin-7-like isoform X1; the encoded protein is MSVENQNGTATAVPLQTNGIKSSITSISTTSSSVASVGGRTIPNNSSYLYSTSSVLNREKTRQAPPTLPKYTSSFNAGTNGNAERLARERESGGSYRLASLDRLALRQRILEGEGKPNGDAASTIQTKRELFFKAESGSLPSSPSVPPPQPPTAAATGTTLTSSVPPSVAPPSAPTKARLPQTSVTLNQNDSEDSNKRESANNRSADSKDSRSAPTTKPKELDGYVGFANLPNQVYRKAVKKGFDFTLMVVGESGLGKSTLINSMFLADIYSSEYPGPSLRVKKTVAVETSKVLLKENGVNLTLTVVDTPGFGDAVDNSNCWVPVIEYIESKYEEFLNAESRVTRKQIADSRVHCCLYFVAPSGHGLKPLDVEFMQRLHDKVNIIPVIAKADTMTPDECAHFKKQILNEIAQHKIKIYEFPEDEEEEESKLHKVLRDRVPFAVVGANTVVEQDGKKVRGRKYPWGVAEVENLEHCDFIALRNMVIRTHLQDLKDVTNNVHYENFRCRTLAGLGVDGKPTRISNKNPLAQMEEEKREHDNKMKKMETEMEQVFEMKVREKKQKLKDSETDLQRRHEQMRRSLEQQVRELEEKRRAFESEKLSWEQQTGHSIEELRRRSLEANSKDYFWFLKRTGSVSSEGSGGGGGTLRGSRGIGSLLRRHTSFKSPQESPTQNHLVIQHPEHP
- the LOC124178848 gene encoding septin-7-like isoform X4, with translation MLTTPAAAAATRRRLSPSMLAKYDSTSRNRRDSSEQIQTKRELFFKAESGSLPSSPSVPPPQPPTAAATGTTLTSSVPPSVAPPSAPTKARLPQTSVTLNQNDSEDSNKRESANNRSADSKDSRSAPTTKPKELDGYVGFANLPNQVYRKAVKKGFDFTLMVVGESGLGKSTLINSMFLADIYSSEYPGPSLRVKKTVAVETSKVLLKENGVNLTLTVVDTPGFGDAVDNSNCWVPVIEYIESKYEEFLNAESRVTRKQIADSRVHCCLYFVAPSGHGLKPLDVEFMQRLHDKVNIIPVIAKADTMTPDECAHFKKQILNEIAQHKIKIYEFPEDEEEEESKLHKVLRDRVPFAVVGANTVVEQDGKKVRGRKYPWGVAEVENLEHCDFIALRNMVIRTHLQDLKDVTNNVHYENFRCRTLAGLGVDGKPTRISNKNPLAQMEEEKREHDNKMKKMETEMEQVFEMKVREKKQKLKDSETDLQRRHEQMRRSLEQQVRELEEKRRAFESEKLSWEQQTGHSIEELRRRSLEANSKDYFWFLKRTGSVSSEGSGGGGGTLRGSRGIGSLLRRHTSFKSPQESPTQNHLVIQHPEHP
- the LOC124178848 gene encoding septin-7-like isoform X7; amino-acid sequence: MDFGEIMIQTKRELFFKAESGSLPSSPSVPPPQPPTAAATGTTLTSSVPPSVAPPSAPTKARLPQTSVTLNQNDSEDSNKRESANNRSADSKDSRSAPTTKPKELDGYVGFANLPNQVYRKAVKKGFDFTLMVVGESGLGKSTLINSMFLADIYSSEYPGPSLRVKKTVAVETSKVLLKENGVNLTLTVVDTPGFGDAVDNSNCWVPVIEYIESKYEEFLNAESRVTRKQIADSRVHCCLYFVAPSGHGLKPLDVEFMQRLHDKVNIIPVIAKADTMTPDECAHFKKQILNEIAQHKIKIYEFPEDEEEEESKLHKVLRDRVPFAVVGANTVVEQDGKKVRGRKYPWGVAEVENLEHCDFIALRNMVIRTHLQDLKDVTNNVHYENFRCRTLAGLGVDGKPTRISNKNPLAQMEEEKREHDNKMKKMETEMEQVFEMKVREKKQKLKDSETDLQRRHEQMRRSLEQQVRELEEKRRAFESEKLSWEQQTGHSIEELRRRSLEANSKDYFWFLKRTGSVSSEGSGGGGGTLRGSRGIGSLLRRHTSFKSPQESPTQNHLVIQHPEHP
- the LOC124178848 gene encoding septin-7-like isoform X6, with product MNGMETSTVVILPQTPPIQTKRELFFKAESGSLPSSPSVPPPQPPTAAATGTTLTSSVPPSVAPPSAPTKARLPQTSVTLNQNDSEDSNKRESANNRSADSKDSRSAPTTKPKELDGYVGFANLPNQVYRKAVKKGFDFTLMVVGESGLGKSTLINSMFLADIYSSEYPGPSLRVKKTVAVETSKVLLKENGVNLTLTVVDTPGFGDAVDNSNCWVPVIEYIESKYEEFLNAESRVTRKQIADSRVHCCLYFVAPSGHGLKPLDVEFMQRLHDKVNIIPVIAKADTMTPDECAHFKKQILNEIAQHKIKIYEFPEDEEEEESKLHKVLRDRVPFAVVGANTVVEQDGKKVRGRKYPWGVAEVENLEHCDFIALRNMVIRTHLQDLKDVTNNVHYENFRCRTLAGLGVDGKPTRISNKNPLAQMEEEKREHDNKMKKMETEMEQVFEMKVREKKQKLKDSETDLQRRHEQMRRSLEQQVRELEEKRRAFESEKLSWEQQTGHSIEELRRRSLEANSKDYFWFLKRTGSVSSEGSGGGGGTLRGSRGIGSLLRRHTSFKSPQESPTQNHLVIQHPEHP
- the LOC124178848 gene encoding septin-7-like isoform X2, with protein sequence MSVENQNGTATAVPLQTNGIKSSITSISTTSSSVASVGGRTIPNNSSYLYSTSSVLNREKTRQAPPTLPKYTSSFNAGTNGNAERLARERESGGSYRLASLDRLALRQRILEGEGKPNGDAASTIQTKRELFFKAESGSLPSSPSVPPPQPPTAAATGTTLTSSVPPSVAPPSAPTKARLPQTSVTLNQNDSEDSNKRESANNRSADSKDSRSAPTTKPKELDGYVGFANLPNQVYRKAVKKGFDFTLMVVGESGLGKSTLINSMFLADIYSSEYPGPSLRVKKTVAVETSKVLLKENGVNLTLTVVDTPGFGDAVDNSNCWVPVIEYIESKYEEFLNAESRVTRKQIADSRVHCCLYFVAPSGHGLKPLDVEFMQRLHDKVNIIPVIAKADTMTPDECAHFKKQILNEIAQHKIKIYEFPEDEEEEESKLHKVLRDRVPFAVVGANTVVEQDGKKVRGRKYPWGVAEVENLEHCDFIALRNMVIRTHLQDLKDVTNNVHYENFRCRTLAGLGVDGKPTRISNKNPLAQMEEEKREHDNKMKKMETEMEQVFEMKVREKKQKLKDSETDLQRRHEQMRRSLEQQVRELEEKRRAFESEKLSWEQQTGHSIEELRRRSLEANSKETGSVSSEGSGGGGGTLRGSRGIGSLLRRHTSFKSPQESPTQNHLVIQHPEHP
- the LOC124178848 gene encoding septin-7-like isoform X8 — encoded protein: MQRSAIQTKRELFFKAESGSLPSSPSVPPPQPPTAAATGTTLTSSVPPSVAPPSAPTKARLPQTSVTLNQNDSEDSNKRESANNRSADSKDSRSAPTTKPKELDGYVGFANLPNQVYRKAVKKGFDFTLMVVGESGLGKSTLINSMFLADIYSSEYPGPSLRVKKTVAVETSKVLLKENGVNLTLTVVDTPGFGDAVDNSNCWVPVIEYIESKYEEFLNAESRVTRKQIADSRVHCCLYFVAPSGHGLKPLDVEFMQRLHDKVNIIPVIAKADTMTPDECAHFKKQILNEIAQHKIKIYEFPEDEEEEESKLHKVLRDRVPFAVVGANTVVEQDGKKVRGRKYPWGVAEVENLEHCDFIALRNMVIRTHLQDLKDVTNNVHYENFRCRTLAGLGVDGKPTRISNKNPLAQMEEEKREHDNKMKKMETEMEQVFEMKVREKKQKLKDSETDLQRRHEQMRRSLEQQVRELEEKRRAFESEKLSWEQQTGHSIEELRRRSLEANSKDYFWFLKRTGSVSSEGSGGGGGTLRGSRGIGSLLRRHTSFKSPQESPTQNHLVIQHPEHP